One genomic region from Euzebya tangerina encodes:
- a CDS encoding quinone oxidoreductase family protein: protein MRAIHIEQFGGPEVLQLTELDDPTAGDGEVVVDVTLAGVNYADTHQAENSYLSKQTLPMIPGGEVAGTAHGRRVVAMLSGTGGYAEKAVVPEGQLIPIPDGVADAQALSLLVQGLTAYHLLKTSAPMQEGESVLIHAAAGGVGSLAVQLARRWGAGRILASASSEEKRQIALDLGADVGIDPASETLKDDIEAANEGRKVDVILEMTGGQVTDQSLAALAPFGRMAFFGMASREAPSPVDLGALMSRSRTVAGFWLVHCFTDVPGMIQGPLQELFGMVLSGDLQPITGPSYALGDAAQAHMDMRDRKTTGKVTLDVTA from the coding sequence ATGCGCGCCATCCACATCGAACAGTTCGGCGGTCCCGAGGTCCTGCAGCTGACGGAGCTCGACGACCCGACCGCGGGAGACGGCGAAGTCGTGGTCGACGTCACCCTCGCGGGGGTCAACTACGCCGACACCCATCAGGCCGAGAACTCCTACCTGTCGAAGCAGACGTTGCCGATGATTCCGGGTGGCGAGGTCGCCGGGACCGCCCACGGCCGGCGGGTCGTCGCGATGCTCAGCGGCACGGGCGGGTACGCCGAGAAGGCCGTCGTGCCGGAGGGGCAGCTGATCCCCATCCCGGACGGGGTGGCCGACGCGCAGGCGTTGTCGTTGTTGGTCCAGGGGCTGACCGCCTATCACCTGCTGAAGACCTCGGCGCCGATGCAGGAGGGAGAGTCGGTCCTGATCCACGCGGCCGCAGGAGGGGTCGGCAGCCTGGCGGTGCAGCTGGCCCGACGGTGGGGGGCGGGGCGCATTCTGGCGTCGGCCTCCAGTGAGGAGAAGCGTCAGATCGCGCTCGATCTCGGCGCGGACGTCGGCATCGACCCGGCCAGCGAGACGCTCAAGGATGACATCGAAGCGGCCAACGAGGGGCGGAAGGTCGATGTGATCCTCGAGATGACCGGCGGACAGGTGACGGACCAGAGCCTTGCTGCGCTCGCCCCCTTCGGTCGGATGGCCTTCTTCGGCATGGCCAGCCGGGAAGCCCCCTCGCCAGTGGATCTGGGCGCGCTGATGAGTCGCAGTCGGACGGTGGCGGGCTTCTGGCTGGTGCACTGCTTCACGGACGTACCGGGCATGATCCAGGGACCGCTGCAGGAGCTGTTCGGCATGGTCCTCTCCGGCGATCTCCAACCGATCACCGGACCGTCGTACGCCCTGGGGGATGCCGCGCAGGCCCACATGGACATGCGTGACCGCAAGACGACCGGCAAGGTCACACTGGACGTCACGGCCTGA
- a CDS encoding DUF4440 domain-containing protein, protein MTDSLHSTTVEYLWAAEYRLIVPGEHELEALVDLIAPDFHEIGASGRRLTRDDAVAAITSRVGSMSGQDSVILTRILAMAVSSNAILLTYDLMTPERSTRRTSMWDRAEGPWRMRFHQGTVS, encoded by the coding sequence GTGACCGACAGCCTCCATTCGACGACCGTGGAGTATCTGTGGGCCGCCGAGTACCGCCTGATCGTCCCCGGCGAGCACGAACTGGAGGCCCTGGTAGACCTGATCGCCCCAGACTTCCACGAGATCGGGGCGAGCGGTCGGCGGCTCACCCGCGACGACGCCGTGGCTGCGATCACCAGCCGGGTCGGCAGCATGTCCGGCCAGGACTCGGTGATCCTGACCCGGATTCTCGCCATGGCCGTGTCGAGCAACGCGATACTGCTGACCTACGACTTGATGACGCCGGAGCGGTCGACTCGTCGAACCAGCATGTGGGATCGGGCTGAGGGCCCGTGGCGCATGCGGTTCCACCAGGGGACGGTGTCCTGA
- a CDS encoding dienelactone hydrolase family protein, whose protein sequence is MLFHHVLGLTDGVRGFASRLSAQGHEVHTPDLYEGRLATSFEEGFAIKNDLGAEHLQTLAEEALDEASTDADSLVLAGISLGVTHAQRLAQTRAGIHGALLYAACLPISGEWAVGPWPETVRVQVHGMDDDEFFAHEGDIDAARELVAAAGPELAELFTYPGDGHLFMDSSLPSYDSTATDAVLRRSLDLLDAVST, encoded by the coding sequence GTGCTGTTCCATCACGTCCTCGGTCTGACGGATGGCGTGCGCGGGTTCGCTTCCCGGCTGTCAGCTCAGGGCCATGAGGTGCACACCCCTGATCTGTACGAGGGCCGACTGGCGACGTCCTTCGAGGAAGGCTTTGCCATCAAGAACGATCTTGGTGCCGAGCACCTGCAGACGCTCGCCGAGGAGGCTCTGGACGAGGCGAGCACAGACGCCGACTCCCTCGTTCTGGCCGGGATCTCGCTCGGGGTCACTCACGCACAACGCCTGGCGCAGACCAGAGCCGGCATCCACGGCGCCCTGCTCTACGCCGCGTGCCTGCCGATCTCCGGCGAGTGGGCCGTCGGGCCCTGGCCTGAGACCGTCCGGGTCCAGGTCCACGGGATGGACGACGACGAGTTCTTCGCCCACGAGGGCGACATCGATGCGGCGAGAGAGCTGGTGGCGGCCGCCGGCCCCGAGTTGGCTGAGCTGTTCACCTACCCCGGGGACGGCCACCTCTTCATGGACTCCTCGCTGCCGTCCTACGACTCCACGGCGACCGACGCCGTGCTGCGTCGCTCACTCGATCTGCTGGACGCCGTCTCGACGTAA
- a CDS encoding nucleotidyltransferase domain-containing protein, producing MTPTDEPREALRRLLDAERSGSLDALAHRHDLNLIVAFGSALREGPAADLDLAVGHGGTMNVLALLEDLYQLTGSEKIDVLDLNRAGTVPRSEALGPGRLIWERDVGAFAEAQMVTLAMLWDTQWLRDLELEQLAQ from the coding sequence ATGACGCCAACGGATGAGCCACGCGAGGCACTGCGGCGACTCCTCGATGCCGAACGGTCGGGCAGCCTCGACGCCTTGGCCCACCGACATGATCTCAACCTGATCGTTGCGTTCGGCAGCGCCCTCCGTGAGGGACCGGCGGCCGACCTCGACCTCGCTGTCGGGCACGGCGGCACCATGAACGTGCTGGCGCTGCTCGAGGACCTGTACCAGCTGACGGGAAGTGAGAAGATCGATGTGCTGGACCTGAACCGTGCGGGCACGGTTCCACGCTCGGAAGCGCTGGGCCCCGGCCGACTGATCTGGGAGCGCGACGTCGGAGCCTTTGCCGAGGCACAGATGGTGACCTTGGCCATGCTGTGGGACACCCAGTGGCTCAGAGACCTCGAGCTGGAGCAGTTGGCCCAGTGA
- the hepT gene encoding type VII toxin-antitoxin system HepT family RNase toxin produces the protein MRQLLDVLRRHQSVTGEQLRTDIERRLAVERALQQLVDLAVKINAHAVTSHGMTTPADYHQSFAAAADLEMIARPLADQLAPSTGLRNRLVHEYDDLDLDIVAHAIAGAVSQYDEYCRQVARWLRDQAD, from the coding sequence ATGCGGCAACTCCTCGATGTCCTCCGCCGTCATCAATCCGTCACGGGCGAGCAGTTGCGAACAGACATCGAACGGCGACTCGCGGTGGAACGAGCCTTGCAGCAGCTCGTCGACCTAGCGGTGAAGATCAACGCCCATGCGGTGACCAGTCACGGGATGACCACTCCAGCGGACTATCACCAGTCGTTCGCCGCTGCCGCGGATCTTGAGATGATCGCTCGGCCCTTGGCGGATCAACTCGCGCCATCGACCGGCCTTCGGAACCGTCTCGTGCACGAGTATGACGACCTGGATCTCGACATCGTCGCCCACGCCATCGCAGGCGCGGTCAGCCAGTACGACGAGTACTGCCGACAGGTCGCGCGATGGCTGCGCGACCAGGCCGACTGA
- a CDS encoding acetoin utilization protein AcuC, with protein MTAPSHGATALIWNDEELKYDFGPDHPLKPIRVQLTIELIRECGLDRGPGVVTLERDPFTVDQLLQLHDAEYVEVVRQLSANPNPRGNMRYGLGPGDTPVFAGMHDVSMEVCGASVAAARAVWEGTVDHAFNPAGGLHHAMPDRAAGFCVYDDPAAAIRWLLDHGADRVAYVDVDTHHGDGVQTFFYDDPRVLTISLHESGRTLFPGTGFPNEIGTGDARGTSLNVPLPIATVGSVYLSAFDQVVPDALSAFDPDVLVTQLGCDTHMTDPLAHLALTTDDYQALAKRLHELAHEHTAGRWVAMGGGGYQIVTVVPRAWTIYFAELTGQDVPYELPFTYLRHVEEETGTRSPHEFFEGQAQLSSNRLELVQRATKQAVEDLKVAAFDHLERLT; from the coding sequence CGAGGAGCTGAAGTACGACTTCGGGCCCGACCATCCGCTGAAACCGATCCGGGTGCAGCTGACCATCGAGCTGATCCGTGAGTGCGGCCTGGACCGGGGGCCGGGGGTGGTGACGCTGGAGCGTGACCCCTTCACGGTGGACCAACTGCTGCAGCTCCACGACGCGGAGTACGTGGAGGTCGTGCGGCAGCTCTCCGCCAACCCGAACCCACGAGGGAACATGCGGTACGGGCTCGGCCCCGGTGACACGCCGGTCTTCGCCGGGATGCACGATGTGTCCATGGAGGTCTGCGGTGCCTCGGTGGCTGCAGCCCGTGCCGTGTGGGAGGGAACCGTCGACCACGCCTTCAACCCGGCTGGTGGCCTTCACCACGCCATGCCAGACCGGGCCGCCGGTTTCTGCGTCTACGACGACCCCGCGGCCGCCATCCGCTGGCTGCTCGACCATGGGGCGGATCGCGTTGCCTACGTGGACGTGGACACCCACCACGGGGATGGTGTCCAGACCTTCTTTTACGACGACCCGCGGGTGCTGACCATCTCACTCCACGAGTCGGGTCGGACCCTCTTCCCGGGCACGGGCTTCCCCAACGAGATCGGCACGGGTGATGCCCGTGGCACCTCACTCAACGTGCCCTTGCCCATCGCCACGGTGGGCTCGGTGTACCTCAGCGCCTTCGACCAGGTGGTCCCGGACGCCCTGAGCGCCTTCGACCCGGATGTGCTGGTGACCCAGTTGGGCTGCGACACCCACATGACCGACCCCCTGGCCCATCTCGCCCTGACCACCGATGACTATCAAGCCCTGGCCAAGCGGCTGCACGAACTGGCGCACGAGCACACGGCAGGTCGCTGGGTGGCCATGGGTGGCGGGGGCTACCAGATCGTCACCGTGGTTCCGCGCGCGTGGACGATCTACTTCGCGGAGCTGACCGGCCAAGACGTCCCCTACGAGCTCCCCTTCACCTACCTCCGACATGTGGAGGAGGAGACGGGTACGCGGAGCCCGCACGAGTTCTTCGAGGGTCAAGCTCAGCTCTCGTCGAACCGCCTGGAGTTGGTCCAACGGGCCACCAAACAGGCGGTGGAGGACCTGAAGGTGGCTGCCTTCGACCACCTCGAGCGCCTGACCTGA